The proteins below come from a single Streptomyces sp. SCSIO 75703 genomic window:
- a CDS encoding SSI family serine proteinase inhibitor: MVQLIPDSAARRLGTVVVSVAALASLSSAAYADAGPFAGHRSGHVTGHVTGLGAGHLAGSGGVWSPVPPAPGDEAPAGDHLTITVRDAGPGADGSYELYCRPGGGSHPDPDGACAVVDGNARWGQETFAPVPEGSICTLQYGGPATAHVTGVWDGRAVNATYDRSNGCEISRWDRMVPLLPDLRAPGAGA; encoded by the coding sequence ATGGTGCAGCTCATCCCTGACTCAGCCGCCCGCCGCCTCGGCACCGTCGTGGTGTCCGTCGCCGCGCTCGCCTCCCTCTCCTCCGCCGCGTACGCCGACGCCGGGCCCTTCGCCGGGCACCGTTCCGGCCACGTCACCGGCCACGTCACCGGGCTCGGCGCCGGTCACCTCGCCGGGAGCGGCGGCGTCTGGTCGCCGGTGCCCCCGGCCCCGGGCGACGAGGCGCCGGCCGGCGATCATCTGACCATCACCGTGCGGGACGCCGGGCCCGGCGCGGACGGGTCGTACGAGCTGTACTGCCGGCCCGGCGGCGGCAGCCACCCCGATCCGGACGGCGCGTGCGCCGTGGTGGACGGGAACGCGCGCTGGGGGCAGGAGACCTTCGCGCCGGTGCCGGAGGGCAGCATCTGCACCCTCCAGTACGGGGGCCCCGCCACCGCGCACGTCACCGGGGTCTGGGACGGGCGGGCGGTCAACGCCACGTACGACCGCAGCAACGGCTGCGAGATCTCCCGCTGGGACCGCATGGTGCCGCTGCTGCCCGACCTGCGCGCACCGGGGGCGGGGGCGTAG
- a CDS encoding DUF2797 domain-containing protein: MGRVWTCTGLRWGERGPELCWAGGGRSALTWGKRVAFAVAEGGGRTCGGARGHPCPLRAPVPGRSTGGRCEECARLERAHSVAADTVADDPRPYRVYLAWFGPGLVKVGITASARGPARLLEQGAVCFTWLGEGPLMAARRTEETLRAALGVPDRVPYARKRAVRGALPGTPGERAAELAELHARAVALAGRPESLVPAPFRAVDHAGAFRLAEAGEGPAAVGEVTELVPGGAVGGELLAVAGPDLHLATERGAVVLDARLLPGWGLLPAGGRPCAVPVREFKEAAGVQDGLF; the protein is encoded by the coding sequence ATGGGACGGGTGTGGACGTGTACGGGGCTGCGCTGGGGGGAGCGCGGGCCTGAGCTGTGCTGGGCCGGGGGCGGGCGCTCCGCGCTGACTTGGGGGAAGAGGGTGGCCTTCGCGGTCGCCGAGGGGGGTGGGCGGACGTGCGGGGGAGCGCGGGGGCACCCCTGTCCGCTGCGGGCGCCGGTGCCGGGGCGGAGCACCGGGGGGCGGTGCGAGGAGTGCGCGCGGCTGGAGCGGGCGCACTCGGTGGCCGCCGACACGGTCGCCGACGACCCGCGGCCGTACCGGGTGTACCTGGCCTGGTTCGGGCCGGGCCTCGTCAAGGTCGGGATCACCGCCTCCGCGCGGGGCCCGGCGCGGCTGCTGGAGCAGGGCGCGGTCTGTTTCACCTGGCTCGGGGAGGGGCCGCTGATGGCGGCGCGCCGCACCGAGGAGACGCTGCGTGCCGCGCTCGGCGTGCCCGACCGGGTCCCCTACGCCCGCAAACGGGCCGTGCGGGGCGCGCTGCCGGGTACGCCGGGGGAGCGGGCGGCGGAGCTCGCGGAGCTGCACGCGCGGGCGGTCGCGCTGGCCGGACGGCCCGAGTCGTTGGTGCCGGCGCCCTTCCGGGCCGTCGACCACGCCGGGGCCTTCCGGCTCGCCGAGGCGGGCGAGGGCCCCGCGGCCGTCGGGGAGGTGACCGAGCTGGTGCCGGGCGGCGCGGTCGGGGGCGAGTTGCTGGCGGTCGCCGGGCCGGACCTGCACCTGGCGACCGAGCGCGGCGCCGTCGTCCTCGACGCGCGGCTCCTGCCGGGCTGGGGGCTGCTGCCCGCCGGGGGCCGGCCGTGCGCCGTGCCGGTTCGGGAGTTCAAGGAGGCGGCCGGGGTGCAGGACGGGCTGTTCTGA
- a CDS encoding amidohydrolase family protein, translating into MRGFWQGLGLPGLVDVHTHFMPERVLRKVWGYFDALGPLTGGVEWPITYRHEEDERTALLRAFGVRAFTSMLYPHKPGMARWLNDWAAGFARRTPDCLHTATLFPEPDAEAYVREAVEDGARIFKAHVQVGAYDPADERLDAAWGLLAEAGVPVVIHCGSGPAPGAHTGPEPVARVLARHPRLRLVVAHLGMTEYEEFLGLAERYTEVRLDTTMAFTDFSERLAPFPRRALPRLAALGDRVLLGTDFPNIPYPYAHQLRALERLGLGDAWLRAVCHDNAARLFGLVPARTAPGAPEPGGRS; encoded by the coding sequence GTGCGCGGGTTCTGGCAGGGGCTCGGCCTGCCCGGACTCGTCGACGTGCACACGCACTTCATGCCCGAGCGCGTGCTGCGCAAGGTCTGGGGCTACTTCGACGCGCTCGGCCCGCTGACCGGCGGTGTCGAGTGGCCCATCACCTACCGGCACGAGGAGGACGAACGCACCGCGCTCCTGCGGGCGTTCGGCGTCCGGGCCTTCACCTCCATGCTGTACCCGCACAAGCCCGGCATGGCCCGCTGGCTCAACGACTGGGCCGCCGGCTTCGCCCGGCGCACCCCCGACTGCCTCCACACCGCGACCCTCTTCCCCGAGCCGGACGCCGAGGCGTACGTCCGCGAGGCCGTCGAGGACGGGGCGCGGATCTTCAAGGCACACGTGCAGGTGGGGGCGTACGACCCGGCCGACGAGCGGCTCGACGCCGCCTGGGGACTGCTCGCCGAGGCGGGCGTCCCCGTCGTCATCCACTGCGGCTCCGGACCCGCCCCCGGCGCGCACACCGGGCCGGAGCCCGTCGCGCGGGTGCTGGCCCGCCACCCCCGGCTGCGGCTGGTCGTCGCCCACCTCGGCATGACCGAGTACGAGGAGTTCCTGGGCCTGGCGGAGCGGTATACGGAGGTGCGGCTGGACACGACCATGGCGTTCACCGACTTCAGCGAGCGGCTGGCGCCGTTCCCGCGCCGGGCGCTGCCCCGGCTGGCGGCGCTCGGCGACCGGGTCCTGCTCGGCACCGACTTCCCGAACATCCCGTACCCGTACGCGCACCAACTGCGGGCCCTGGAGCGGCTGGGGCTGGGCGACGCCTGGCTGCGGGCCGTCTGCCACGACAACGCCGCCCGCCTGTTCGGCCTGGTCCCCGCCCGGACGGCGCCCGGGGCTCCCGAGCCCGGAGGGCGCTCCTGA
- a CDS encoding response regulator transcription factor: MTTTAPQGRTALLRPDGSPVRVLVVDGEQSITDLLSMALRYEGWRIRSAGDGLGAVRAAREFRPDAVVLDMMLPDMDGLSALGRLRRGLPDVPVLFLTARDAVEDRIAGLTAGGDDYVTKPFSLEEVVARLRGLIRRSGAADRRPDSVLVVGDLTLDEDSHEVTRGGVDIHLTATEFELLRFLMRNPRRVLSKAQILDRVWSYDFGGRANVVELYISYLRRKIDAGREPMIHTRRGAGYLIKPAAS, translated from the coding sequence ATGACCACGACCGCGCCCCAGGGGCGCACCGCACTGCTCAGGCCGGACGGGAGCCCCGTCCGCGTGCTCGTGGTGGACGGCGAGCAGTCCATCACCGACCTGTTGTCCATGGCCCTGCGGTACGAGGGCTGGCGGATCCGCAGCGCGGGCGACGGGCTCGGCGCCGTCCGGGCGGCCCGCGAGTTCCGGCCGGACGCGGTGGTGCTGGACATGATGCTGCCCGACATGGACGGGCTGAGCGCGCTGGGGCGGCTGCGCCGCGGTCTGCCGGACGTCCCGGTGCTCTTCCTGACCGCCAGGGACGCGGTGGAGGACCGGATCGCGGGGCTGACCGCGGGCGGTGACGACTACGTCACCAAGCCGTTCAGCCTGGAGGAGGTCGTCGCCCGGCTGCGCGGGCTGATCCGCCGCTCCGGGGCCGCCGACCGCCGCCCCGACTCGGTGCTGGTGGTCGGCGACCTCACCCTCGACGAGGACAGCCACGAGGTCACCCGGGGCGGCGTGGACATCCACCTGACCGCCACCGAGTTCGAGCTGCTGCGCTTCCTGATGCGCAACCCGCGGCGGGTGCTGAGCAAGGCGCAGATCCTGGACCGGGTCTGGTCCTACGACTTCGGCGGCCGGGCCAACGTCGTCGAGCTGTACATCTCCTACCTGCGCCGGAAGATCGACGCGGGCCGGGAGCCGATGATCCACACCCGTCGCGGCGCCGGTTACCTGATCAAGCCCGCCGCGTCCTGA
- a CDS encoding PPOX class F420-dependent oxidoreductase: MAPKTATNTRVSRAELLDFVRPRHRAVLLTRRAGGDPQGSPVVCGVDGSGRIVVSTYPERAKTRNARRDPRVTLVVLSDDWDGPWVQVDGTAEVVDPPDSVEPLVAYYRAVAGEHPDWDAYRRAMAEQGKSLLRITPDRWGPVATGGFPARVAAGRGGGD; this comes from the coding sequence ATGGCACCGAAAACAGCGACCAACACCCGTGTCTCCCGCGCGGAGTTGCTCGACTTCGTCCGCCCCCGGCACCGGGCGGTGCTGCTGACCCGCCGGGCCGGCGGCGACCCCCAGGGCTCGCCGGTCGTCTGCGGGGTCGACGGCTCCGGGCGGATCGTGGTCTCCACCTACCCGGAACGGGCCAAGACGCGCAACGCCCGGCGGGACCCCCGGGTCACCCTCGTCGTGCTCAGCGACGACTGGGACGGCCCCTGGGTCCAGGTCGACGGCACCGCCGAGGTCGTCGACCCGCCCGACTCCGTGGAACCCCTCGTCGCGTACTACCGCGCCGTCGCCGGCGAGCACCCCGACTGGGACGCGTACCGGCGGGCCATGGCCGAACAGGGCAAGTCGCTGCTCAGGATCACACCGGATCGGTGGGGCCCGGTGGCGACGGGCGGCTTCCCGGCGCGGGTGGCGGCGGGGCGTGGCGGCGGGGACTGA
- a CDS encoding STAS domain-containing protein has protein sequence MTPLPRPYGPPEPPGCAVLALPGEIDFCNAAGLLPLVLAAAETGTGPLRLLVLDLSGTRFMDSQGVRLLDDVRRRLGGRALLRVVAAPGSVPYRVLELSGLRRDVPVHGDLAEALAAGTGTSPAGRLPRDRPDESP, from the coding sequence GTGACCCCGCTCCCCCGACCGTACGGGCCCCCGGAACCGCCCGGGTGCGCCGTACTCGCCCTGCCCGGCGAGATCGACTTCTGCAACGCCGCCGGGCTGCTGCCGCTCGTCCTGGCCGCCGCGGAGACCGGCACCGGCCCGCTGCGCCTGCTCGTCCTGGACCTCTCCGGCACGCGTTTCATGGACTCCCAGGGCGTCCGCCTCCTCGACGACGTGCGCCGCCGGCTGGGCGGCCGGGCCCTGCTGCGGGTCGTGGCGGCCCCGGGGAGCGTCCCGTACCGGGTGCTGGAGCTGTCCGGCCTGCGCCGCGACGTGCCGGTCCACGGGGACCTGGCGGAGGCGCTGGCGGCCGGGACCGGCACGTCACCCGCCGGGCGGCTTCCCCGCGACCGGCCGGACGAATCGCCCTAG
- a CDS encoding ANTAR domain-containing protein, with protein sequence MPKRFVVAASEFTDLPRFPVGFELAEALTTAARRLHETGSADTTLRTAVELAVHLMPGAEHAGISEIDRGSRRTLAWTDEVVRFAEARQGGGEPHPDWEHLWSTPVVRIEDSDADGGANTLSGLGLRSALSLRLRADRRRLTVLTAYASKPRAFDEDGVRIGRLFTAHVSLALDSATVRDQLTEAMRTRDLIGQATGILMERLNIDAAGAFESLVRASQRENVKLRDLARRIVDANDTAGGRGVNDR encoded by the coding sequence ATGCCGAAGAGGTTCGTGGTGGCTGCGTCCGAATTTACTGATTTGCCGCGTTTTCCGGTGGGTTTCGAGCTGGCCGAAGCCCTGACCACAGCGGCCCGGCGCCTGCACGAGACGGGCTCGGCGGACACCACCCTGCGCACCGCGGTCGAACTGGCCGTGCACCTCATGCCCGGCGCCGAGCACGCGGGCATCTCCGAGATAGACCGGGGCAGCCGCCGCACCCTCGCCTGGACCGACGAGGTCGTGCGCTTCGCGGAGGCCCGGCAGGGCGGCGGGGAGCCGCACCCGGACTGGGAGCACCTGTGGTCCACGCCCGTGGTGCGGATAGAGGACAGCGACGCCGACGGCGGCGCCAACACCCTCTCCGGCCTCGGCCTGCGCTCCGCGCTCTCGCTGCGGCTGCGCGCCGACCGGCGCCGGCTGACCGTGCTGACCGCGTACGCCAGCAAGCCCCGCGCCTTCGACGAGGACGGGGTGCGCATCGGCCGGCTCTTCACCGCGCACGTCAGCCTGGCGCTGGACTCGGCGACCGTGCGCGACCAGCTCACCGAGGCCATGCGCACCCGGGACCTGATCGGCCAGGCCACCGGCATCCTCATGGAGCGCCTCAACATCGACGCGGCCGGCGCCTTCGAGAGCCTGGTGCGGGCCTCGCAGCGGGAGAACGTGAAACTGCGCGATCTCGCCCGGCGCATCGTCGACGCCAACGACACCGCGGGCGGACGAGGCGTCAACGACCGCTGA